A stretch of Dysidea avara chromosome 5, odDysAvar1.4, whole genome shotgun sequence DNA encodes these proteins:
- the LOC136256791 gene encoding receptor-type tyrosine-protein phosphatase F-like isoform X1 has product MIAKLIVALLLVLAAIANANAATLMITEGPANLTVIEGQNARFTCVASSDGNFTILWLKNDREHKRTHHWQVNSSELLIVGMREREDKATITCVVEDEDKNTVTSTAYLTVISTLDVTVSIEGVQSNEAAVNYSYNVPLPSELSLFVTYGEELRDDIQQRRNLTSLSGRVTLNGLKPFTSYTIQLSVMSDNGASLNSSSKTFKTLAAAPDTTVIITNYTAVNSSELFLQWMVTDTDTLNGDITGYEVVYTYSDQDGDMVKSILVNSTVTDVMFRLGGLTPYTNYTIVVRVVNIAGEGPLGGTVSLMTAEGVPTEVRNLTTDMKNATSVMIMWDPPINFNGIFEYYKVIVNEIEYMPRYPSHLIHNLTYFTQYNITVAPKTGGGLGPKVSTQVMSGEGPPSSPPTLNVSSVSSHVIQVKWESPPKESLNGKLNSFIIQWRSQDDVYNKTVSSEDRSHNITGLTPYTEYNISIAAMTVAPGPFSDETMFKTPEFSPSPVRHIEPIAINSSSINITWNVPAEPNGIVSYHVIVVSHKSFNTSDTFLVINGLKPFTKYYIHVQPYTRAGFGDKSTGYSATTLESTPSAPTNVRTTTILPTEISITWGPPNNPNGAITVYSVKCGSSQQPVNSSLPHYTCMRLQPGVLHTVSVTGYTIAGPGETVSVQQQTPCDIPTFTAEVGTESASLEVISSQCSAHDRSHQYLVIVQQVILNDSGAVLDPLKSLDAYTLQELIDSTRSVRENLSNNRTKRQDSYTPVSAYIAAMISSADFNNDGFVVGDGREYGGYENYPLGADKDYEIAVALMQAQGQELHFSTPTIISTEPRKDDSSEDDEMLLFIIIAAVAAVIVVIILTAIILLICCMMCGSKHPQEKKEKEELGAFERAGSLRSSINSLQLDRTVSTRSSKKKKLVDPIEQRRSIIQMPELESHPPIPVDGFLHKLSVLEECERQLFIEEFASLMDSSGEFTIDNSMLDYNFAKNRYNNILPYDHSRVKLSAVKHVPGSDYINASYCDGHMKHRGYIATQGPLVSTVADFWRMMWEQRSSVIVMLTRLEEGDRPKCHQYWPERGESATTFGGVIQVKLLDSTYFADYAIRIFRLSKLGSPNEVRTVTQFHFISWPDHGVPNVTTTMLMFVRRVQLHCMALPEDTGPTVVHCSAGVGRTGCYIVIDSALHRLREGQTTIDIYGHVNLLRSQRPYMVQHEEQYFFTYEAVAEAIVCGDTERTAVELPDHVEKLNQITDGSSRLEEEFKRLALEKADPQQLLAAKKPANKEKNRYVNVLPYETSRVVLKAIPGEDCSDYINGSYINGYFSKNMFIAAQSPLPVTVIDFWRMLWERRSPIVVMVMERGVERYWPVDRIKDYGDLSVEPTTERHSADYTYREFKLTDYISKETHVVRHFQFLGWPEVGVPSSGLPLIDLMEEVNKMYRSLKTTDPITVHCKAGVAVTGVFVALRVLLDQLKIEGTANVFQAVKVLRIQRAAMVQTMEQYRFLYDALVEYVGSDLFNRNGPSPAPAHSHSKLPYYGSEVLISAHTFSSSDVDYMQHSNV; this is encoded by the exons CAAATGCTGCAACGTTAATGATAACTGAAGGCCCGGCCAATCTCACAGTCATTGAAGGACAAAATGCAAGATTTACATGTGTAGCATCTAGTGATGGAAACTTTACTATATTATGGTTAAAGAATGATAGAGAGCATAAGAGGACACATCACTGGCAAGTGAATTCCTCCGAACTTTTAATTGTTGGTATGAGAGAGCGAGAGGACAAGGCAACAATCACTTGTGTTGTTGAAGATGAAGATAAGAACACTGTGACCTCTACAGCTTATTTGACTGTGATTA GCACACTGGATGTAACAGTTAGTATTGAAGGTGTACAGAGTAATGAAGCAGCAGTGAATTATTCTTATAATGTTCCACTACCGTCAGAATTGTCTTTGTTTGTGACGTATGGTGAAGAATTACGTGATGACATACAACAACGTAGAAACTTGACATCTTTGAGTGGTAGAGTTACACTGAATGGCTTAAAGCCATTCACCAGTTATACCATACAACTATCAGTTATGTCTGATAATGGAGCATCACTGAATAGCAGTTCTAAAACTTTCAAGACACTAGCTGCAG CTCCAGACACCACAGTCATTATTACCAACTACACTGCGGTCAATTCCAGTGAGTTATTCCTACAGTGGATGGTGACTGATACTGACACTCTTAATGGTGATATCACGGGCTATGAGGTAGTGTACACATACAGTGATCAAGATGGTGATATGGTGAAGTCTATCCTAGTGAACAGCACTGTTACTGATGTG ATGTTCCGTCTAGGTGGCCTGACACCCTATACCAACTATACTATTGTTGTAAGAGTTGTAAATATTGCTGGGGAGGGTCCCCTTGGAGGCACTGTGTCATTAATGACTGCAGAAGGAG TGCCAACTGAGGTGAGAAATCTCACAACAGATATGAAGAATGCCACATCGGTGATGATAATGTGGGACCCACCCATAAATTTCAATGGTATCTTTGAATATTACAAAGTGATAGTGAATGAAATTGAGTACATGCCACGTTATCCATCTCATCTCATCCATAACCTCA CTTATTTCACACAATACAACATTACTGTTGCACCCAAGACAGGAGGAGGTCTTGGCCCGAAAGTGTCCACTCAAGTGATGTCAGGGGAAGGCCCTCCATCATCACCACCCACATTAAATGTATCATCAGTATCGTCTCATGTGATCCAGGTTAAGTGGGAATCCCCTCCTAAAGAATCCCTCAATGGAAAACTAAACAGTTTTATTATACAGTGGAGGTCACAAGATGATGTATATAACAAAACAGTATCAAGTGAGGACCGTTCTCACAATATTACTGGCTTAACACCATACACTGAATACAACATCAGTATTGCTGCAATGACTGTAGCTCCTGGACCATTTTCTGATGAAACAATGTTCAAAACTCCTGAATTCT CTCCAAGCCCTGTCAGACATATTGAACCAATTGCTATAAACTCATCATCCATTAACATCACTTGGAATGTACCAGCAGAGCCTAATGGAATTGTGTCATATCATGTTATCGTAGTGTCTCATAAATCATTCAATACAAGTGACACCTTTTTAGTCATTAATGGACTGAAGCCTTTCACAAaatactatatacatgtacagccCTATACCAGAGCTGGGTTTGGAGATAAATCTACAGGATATAGTGCCACTACGTTGGAATCAA CACCTAGTGCACCTACTAATGTCAGAACTACTACAATCCTTCCCACTGAGATATCCATCACGTGGGGTCCCCCAAACAATCCTAATGGTGCAATAACAGTGTACTCAGTGAAGTGTGGCAGCTCTCAGCAGCCAGTGAACTCATCTCTACCACACTACACTTGTATGAGACTACAGCCAGGAGTCCTGCACACTGTATCAGTGACTGGTTATACCATCGCTGGGCCTGGAGAAACAGTTAGTGTACAGCAGCAAACACCTTGTGATA TTCCAACATTTACAGCTGAAGTTGGAACGGAATCAGCAAGTTTAGAAGTTATTTCATCTCAGTGTTCTGCCCATGA TAGGTCCCATCAGTATCTGGTCATAGTACAACAAGTGATACTAAATGATTCAGGAGCTGTCTTGGACCCATTAAAATCACTGGATGCTTACACTCTTCAAGAACTAATTGACAGTACACGGAGTGTTAGGGAAAACTTGTCTAATAATAGAACTAAACGTCAAGATAGCTATACCCCTGTGTCTGCATACATTGCAGCCATGATCAGCTCTGCTGACTTCAACAatgatggttttgttgttgGTGATGGAAGGGAATATGGTGGATATGAGAATTACCCACTGGGAGCTGACAAGGATTATGAAATAGCAGTGGCATTAATGCAAGCACAA GGTCAGGAATTACATTTCTCAACACCAACCATCATCA GTACTGAGCCTCGTAAAGATGACAGTTCTGAAGACGATGAAATGTTGTTGTTCATCATCATAGCTGCTGTGGCCGCTGTGATTGTTGTGATCATCTTGACTGCAATTATTCTGTTGATCTGCTGTATGATGTGTGGATCAAA ACATCCTCAAGAGAAGAAGGAGAAAGAAGAGCTGGGAGCATTTGAGAGAGCTGGTTCGCTCAGGTCATCCATCAACTCTTTGCAACTGGACAGGACAGTATCAACACGGTCATCAAAGAAGAAGAAACTGGTTGACCCAATTGAACAACGCCGGTCTATTATTCAGATGCCAGAACTAGAGAGCCATCCTCCCATACCAGTTGATGGGTTCCTACACAAACTAAGCGTATTAGAAGAGTGTGAGAGACAATTGTTCATTGAAGAGTTTGCT TCATTAATGGACAGTTCTGGAGAGTTCACAATTGATAATTCCATGCTGGACTACAACTTTGCTAAGAACAGATACAACAATATTCTACCAT ATGATCATTCTCGGGTCAAGTTGTCTGCAGTTAAACATGTTCCAGGGTCAGACTATATCAACGCCAGTTACTGTGAT GGTCACATGAAACACAGGGGATACATAGCCACACAAG GTCCGCTAGTATCTACGGTGGCAGATTTCTGGCGTATGATGTGGGAACAGCGTAGCAGTGTGATAGTGATGTTGACAAGACTAGAGGAGGGGGACCGACCTAAGTGTCACCAATACTGGCCAGAACGAGGTGAATCAGCCACGACATTTGGTGGTGTCATACAAGTAAAACTCCTTGACTCCACCTACTTTGCTGACTATGCCATTAGGATTTTCAGACTTTCTAAG CTTGGTTCTCCCAATGAAGTAAGGACGGTTACTCAGTTTCACTTCATTTCATGGCCAGATCATGGTGTCCCCAATGTCACCACTACAATGTTGATGTTTGTCCGTCGTGTACAGTTACATTGTATGGCACTACCTGAAGACACTGGTCCCACCGTGGTCCATTGTAGTGCTGGAGTAGGCAGGACTGGATGTTACATTGTGATTGATAGTGCCCTGCATAGGTTGAGAGAAGGACAAACCACCATTGACATATATGGGCATGTGAACCTGTTACGTTCTCAACGTCCATATATGGTACAACATGag GAACAATACTTCTTCACGTATGAGGCAGTAGCAGAAGCAATAGTGTGTGGTGATACTGAACGTACAGCAGTAGAGTTACCTGATCATGTGGAGAAACTCAACCAGATCACAGATGGGTCATCACGTTTAGAAGAAGAATTCAAG AGACTTGCACTGGAGAAGGCTGACCCTCAACAATTACTAGCAGCCAAGAAACCTGCTAATAAAGAGAAGAATAGATATGTCAATGTATTACCAT ATGAGACCAGTAGGGTAGTATTGAAGGCTATACCTGGAGAAGATTGCTCTGATTACATCAATGGCAGCTACATTAAT GGATACTTCAGTAAGAACATGTTCATAGCTGCTCAGTCTCCACTACCTGTGACTGTAATTGACTTCTGGAGAATGTTGTGGGAACGTCGTTCTCCAattgttgtcatggtgatggaAAGAGGTGTGGAGAGATACTGGCCGGTAGACAGAATTAAAGATTATGGTGACTTGTCTGTGGAACCAACTACCGAACGTCATTCAGCTGATTATACCTACCGTGAATTTAAACTAACAGACTACATT AGCAAGGAGACTCATGTAGTTAGACATTTCCAGTTTCTGGGCTGGCCTGAAGTTGGGGTACCCAGTTCAGGACTACCCCTAATTGATCTGATGGAAGAAGTAAACAAAATGTACCGATCATTGAAAACCACTGACCCAATCACTGTACATTGCAA AgctggtgttgctgttactggaGTGTTTGTTGCTCTTCGAGTGTTGTTAGATCAGTTGAAGATTGAGGGAACAGCTAACGTGTTTCAAGCAGTCAAGGTTCTCCGAATACAAcgagcagccatggtacaaacTATG GAACAGTATCGGTTCTTGTATGATGCTCTAGTGGAGTACGTGGGATCAGATTTGTTCAATAGGAATGGTCCATCACCTGCTCCTGCTCACTCCCACTCCAAACTACCTTATTATGGTAGTGAAGTGCTCATCTCTGCACACACTTTCAGCTCTTCAGATGTCGACTATATGCAACACTCTAATGTGtag
- the LOC136256791 gene encoding receptor-type tyrosine-protein phosphatase F-like isoform X2 encodes MIAKLIVALLLVLAAIANANAATLMITEGPANLTVIEGQNARFTCVASSDGNFTILWLKNDREHKRTHHWQVNSSELLIVGMREREDKATITCVVEDEDKNTVTSTAYLTVISTLDVTVSIEGVQSNEAAVNYSYNVPLPSELSLFVTYGEELRDDIQQRRNLTSLSGRVTLNGLKPFTSYTIQLSVMSDNGASLNSSSKTFKTLAAAPDTTVIITNYTAVNSSELFLQWMVTDTDTLNGDITGYEVVYTYSDQDGDMVKSILVNSTVTDVMFRLGGLTPYTNYTIVVRVVNIAGEGPLGGTVSLMTAEGVPTEVRNLTTDMKNATSVMIMWDPPINFNGIFEYYKVIVNEIEYMPRYPSHLIHNLTYFTQYNITVAPKTGGGLGPKVSTQVMSGEGPPSSPPTLNVSSVSSHVIQVKWESPPKESLNGKLNSFIIQWRSQDDVYNKTVSSEDRSHNITGLTPYTEYNISIAAMTVAPGPFSDETMFKTPEFSPSPVRHIEPIAINSSSINITWNVPAEPNGIVSYHVIVVSHKSFNTSDTFLVINGLKPFTKYYIHVQPYTRAGFGDKSTGYSATTLESTPSAPTNVRTTTILPTEISITWGPPNNPNGAITVYSVKCGSSQQPVNSSLPHYTCMRLQPGVLHTVSVTGYTIAGPGETVSVQQQTPCDIPTFTAEVGTESASLEVISSQCSAHESHQYLVIVQQVILNDSGAVLDPLKSLDAYTLQELIDSTRSVRENLSNNRTKRQDSYTPVSAYIAAMISSADFNNDGFVVGDGREYGGYENYPLGADKDYEIAVALMQAQGQELHFSTPTIISTEPRKDDSSEDDEMLLFIIIAAVAAVIVVIILTAIILLICCMMCGSKHPQEKKEKEELGAFERAGSLRSSINSLQLDRTVSTRSSKKKKLVDPIEQRRSIIQMPELESHPPIPVDGFLHKLSVLEECERQLFIEEFASLMDSSGEFTIDNSMLDYNFAKNRYNNILPYDHSRVKLSAVKHVPGSDYINASYCDGHMKHRGYIATQGPLVSTVADFWRMMWEQRSSVIVMLTRLEEGDRPKCHQYWPERGESATTFGGVIQVKLLDSTYFADYAIRIFRLSKLGSPNEVRTVTQFHFISWPDHGVPNVTTTMLMFVRRVQLHCMALPEDTGPTVVHCSAGVGRTGCYIVIDSALHRLREGQTTIDIYGHVNLLRSQRPYMVQHEEQYFFTYEAVAEAIVCGDTERTAVELPDHVEKLNQITDGSSRLEEEFKRLALEKADPQQLLAAKKPANKEKNRYVNVLPYETSRVVLKAIPGEDCSDYINGSYINGYFSKNMFIAAQSPLPVTVIDFWRMLWERRSPIVVMVMERGVERYWPVDRIKDYGDLSVEPTTERHSADYTYREFKLTDYISKETHVVRHFQFLGWPEVGVPSSGLPLIDLMEEVNKMYRSLKTTDPITVHCKAGVAVTGVFVALRVLLDQLKIEGTANVFQAVKVLRIQRAAMVQTMEQYRFLYDALVEYVGSDLFNRNGPSPAPAHSHSKLPYYGSEVLISAHTFSSSDVDYMQHSNV; translated from the exons CAAATGCTGCAACGTTAATGATAACTGAAGGCCCGGCCAATCTCACAGTCATTGAAGGACAAAATGCAAGATTTACATGTGTAGCATCTAGTGATGGAAACTTTACTATATTATGGTTAAAGAATGATAGAGAGCATAAGAGGACACATCACTGGCAAGTGAATTCCTCCGAACTTTTAATTGTTGGTATGAGAGAGCGAGAGGACAAGGCAACAATCACTTGTGTTGTTGAAGATGAAGATAAGAACACTGTGACCTCTACAGCTTATTTGACTGTGATTA GCACACTGGATGTAACAGTTAGTATTGAAGGTGTACAGAGTAATGAAGCAGCAGTGAATTATTCTTATAATGTTCCACTACCGTCAGAATTGTCTTTGTTTGTGACGTATGGTGAAGAATTACGTGATGACATACAACAACGTAGAAACTTGACATCTTTGAGTGGTAGAGTTACACTGAATGGCTTAAAGCCATTCACCAGTTATACCATACAACTATCAGTTATGTCTGATAATGGAGCATCACTGAATAGCAGTTCTAAAACTTTCAAGACACTAGCTGCAG CTCCAGACACCACAGTCATTATTACCAACTACACTGCGGTCAATTCCAGTGAGTTATTCCTACAGTGGATGGTGACTGATACTGACACTCTTAATGGTGATATCACGGGCTATGAGGTAGTGTACACATACAGTGATCAAGATGGTGATATGGTGAAGTCTATCCTAGTGAACAGCACTGTTACTGATGTG ATGTTCCGTCTAGGTGGCCTGACACCCTATACCAACTATACTATTGTTGTAAGAGTTGTAAATATTGCTGGGGAGGGTCCCCTTGGAGGCACTGTGTCATTAATGACTGCAGAAGGAG TGCCAACTGAGGTGAGAAATCTCACAACAGATATGAAGAATGCCACATCGGTGATGATAATGTGGGACCCACCCATAAATTTCAATGGTATCTTTGAATATTACAAAGTGATAGTGAATGAAATTGAGTACATGCCACGTTATCCATCTCATCTCATCCATAACCTCA CTTATTTCACACAATACAACATTACTGTTGCACCCAAGACAGGAGGAGGTCTTGGCCCGAAAGTGTCCACTCAAGTGATGTCAGGGGAAGGCCCTCCATCATCACCACCCACATTAAATGTATCATCAGTATCGTCTCATGTGATCCAGGTTAAGTGGGAATCCCCTCCTAAAGAATCCCTCAATGGAAAACTAAACAGTTTTATTATACAGTGGAGGTCACAAGATGATGTATATAACAAAACAGTATCAAGTGAGGACCGTTCTCACAATATTACTGGCTTAACACCATACACTGAATACAACATCAGTATTGCTGCAATGACTGTAGCTCCTGGACCATTTTCTGATGAAACAATGTTCAAAACTCCTGAATTCT CTCCAAGCCCTGTCAGACATATTGAACCAATTGCTATAAACTCATCATCCATTAACATCACTTGGAATGTACCAGCAGAGCCTAATGGAATTGTGTCATATCATGTTATCGTAGTGTCTCATAAATCATTCAATACAAGTGACACCTTTTTAGTCATTAATGGACTGAAGCCTTTCACAAaatactatatacatgtacagccCTATACCAGAGCTGGGTTTGGAGATAAATCTACAGGATATAGTGCCACTACGTTGGAATCAA CACCTAGTGCACCTACTAATGTCAGAACTACTACAATCCTTCCCACTGAGATATCCATCACGTGGGGTCCCCCAAACAATCCTAATGGTGCAATAACAGTGTACTCAGTGAAGTGTGGCAGCTCTCAGCAGCCAGTGAACTCATCTCTACCACACTACACTTGTATGAGACTACAGCCAGGAGTCCTGCACACTGTATCAGTGACTGGTTATACCATCGCTGGGCCTGGAGAAACAGTTAGTGTACAGCAGCAAACACCTTGTGATA TTCCAACATTTACAGCTGAAGTTGGAACGGAATCAGCAAGTTTAGAAGTTATTTCATCTCAGTGTTCTGCCCATGA GTCCCATCAGTATCTGGTCATAGTACAACAAGTGATACTAAATGATTCAGGAGCTGTCTTGGACCCATTAAAATCACTGGATGCTTACACTCTTCAAGAACTAATTGACAGTACACGGAGTGTTAGGGAAAACTTGTCTAATAATAGAACTAAACGTCAAGATAGCTATACCCCTGTGTCTGCATACATTGCAGCCATGATCAGCTCTGCTGACTTCAACAatgatggttttgttgttgGTGATGGAAGGGAATATGGTGGATATGAGAATTACCCACTGGGAGCTGACAAGGATTATGAAATAGCAGTGGCATTAATGCAAGCACAA GGTCAGGAATTACATTTCTCAACACCAACCATCATCA GTACTGAGCCTCGTAAAGATGACAGTTCTGAAGACGATGAAATGTTGTTGTTCATCATCATAGCTGCTGTGGCCGCTGTGATTGTTGTGATCATCTTGACTGCAATTATTCTGTTGATCTGCTGTATGATGTGTGGATCAAA ACATCCTCAAGAGAAGAAGGAGAAAGAAGAGCTGGGAGCATTTGAGAGAGCTGGTTCGCTCAGGTCATCCATCAACTCTTTGCAACTGGACAGGACAGTATCAACACGGTCATCAAAGAAGAAGAAACTGGTTGACCCAATTGAACAACGCCGGTCTATTATTCAGATGCCAGAACTAGAGAGCCATCCTCCCATACCAGTTGATGGGTTCCTACACAAACTAAGCGTATTAGAAGAGTGTGAGAGACAATTGTTCATTGAAGAGTTTGCT TCATTAATGGACAGTTCTGGAGAGTTCACAATTGATAATTCCATGCTGGACTACAACTTTGCTAAGAACAGATACAACAATATTCTACCAT ATGATCATTCTCGGGTCAAGTTGTCTGCAGTTAAACATGTTCCAGGGTCAGACTATATCAACGCCAGTTACTGTGAT GGTCACATGAAACACAGGGGATACATAGCCACACAAG GTCCGCTAGTATCTACGGTGGCAGATTTCTGGCGTATGATGTGGGAACAGCGTAGCAGTGTGATAGTGATGTTGACAAGACTAGAGGAGGGGGACCGACCTAAGTGTCACCAATACTGGCCAGAACGAGGTGAATCAGCCACGACATTTGGTGGTGTCATACAAGTAAAACTCCTTGACTCCACCTACTTTGCTGACTATGCCATTAGGATTTTCAGACTTTCTAAG CTTGGTTCTCCCAATGAAGTAAGGACGGTTACTCAGTTTCACTTCATTTCATGGCCAGATCATGGTGTCCCCAATGTCACCACTACAATGTTGATGTTTGTCCGTCGTGTACAGTTACATTGTATGGCACTACCTGAAGACACTGGTCCCACCGTGGTCCATTGTAGTGCTGGAGTAGGCAGGACTGGATGTTACATTGTGATTGATAGTGCCCTGCATAGGTTGAGAGAAGGACAAACCACCATTGACATATATGGGCATGTGAACCTGTTACGTTCTCAACGTCCATATATGGTACAACATGag GAACAATACTTCTTCACGTATGAGGCAGTAGCAGAAGCAATAGTGTGTGGTGATACTGAACGTACAGCAGTAGAGTTACCTGATCATGTGGAGAAACTCAACCAGATCACAGATGGGTCATCACGTTTAGAAGAAGAATTCAAG AGACTTGCACTGGAGAAGGCTGACCCTCAACAATTACTAGCAGCCAAGAAACCTGCTAATAAAGAGAAGAATAGATATGTCAATGTATTACCAT ATGAGACCAGTAGGGTAGTATTGAAGGCTATACCTGGAGAAGATTGCTCTGATTACATCAATGGCAGCTACATTAAT GGATACTTCAGTAAGAACATGTTCATAGCTGCTCAGTCTCCACTACCTGTGACTGTAATTGACTTCTGGAGAATGTTGTGGGAACGTCGTTCTCCAattgttgtcatggtgatggaAAGAGGTGTGGAGAGATACTGGCCGGTAGACAGAATTAAAGATTATGGTGACTTGTCTGTGGAACCAACTACCGAACGTCATTCAGCTGATTATACCTACCGTGAATTTAAACTAACAGACTACATT AGCAAGGAGACTCATGTAGTTAGACATTTCCAGTTTCTGGGCTGGCCTGAAGTTGGGGTACCCAGTTCAGGACTACCCCTAATTGATCTGATGGAAGAAGTAAACAAAATGTACCGATCATTGAAAACCACTGACCCAATCACTGTACATTGCAA AgctggtgttgctgttactggaGTGTTTGTTGCTCTTCGAGTGTTGTTAGATCAGTTGAAGATTGAGGGAACAGCTAACGTGTTTCAAGCAGTCAAGGTTCTCCGAATACAAcgagcagccatggtacaaacTATG GAACAGTATCGGTTCTTGTATGATGCTCTAGTGGAGTACGTGGGATCAGATTTGTTCAATAGGAATGGTCCATCACCTGCTCCTGCTCACTCCCACTCCAAACTACCTTATTATGGTAGTGAAGTGCTCATCTCTGCACACACTTTCAGCTCTTCAGATGTCGACTATATGCAACACTCTAATGTGtag